TCGAGATGACGGGAGTGGGCGTTTCGCTCGCTTCGGTCGAGATGACTGGAAGGGGTCGAGATGACGTGAAGGGCGCATTCTACAAGGATTACAGGAGACCCTTTAGACTGTGTGGTTAGTTGCTTATGCGCTGGGGGAATAATGGGGGTGTTTGGTATTCGGCGGGGGTATAAGAGAGAGATCTCTCCGCTTCGGTCGAGATGACGGGCGGGAGGTCGAGATGACGGGTCACCTTCTTCCAGTCATGTCGACCGGAGCGAAGCGCAGTGGAGAGATCTCATGCTCGGTAGTTATCCAACCCGGTGAGTTTGGTTCAATCAAAGGGTCGTGGATCCTCTGAAAGCGCATCAATCCTGCCTAGTATCCTCTGGACATCCTGGGTTGGAATCCTGCGAAGATCCTTGGCGACAGGTTTCTTGAACCTGACCTCATAGCTTGCCATGTTTTTTCAGATCTTTTAGCAGCGCTTCGTAGGTGATGGAGGGTTCATTGATACGATCTGAAAATGCCTGAAGGTCTTCTTCATCTTCGCTCATTAATAGTCGAACAGCTTCGTCTACCAATTCAGATAGCGA
This genomic window from Candidatus Manganitrophaceae bacterium contains:
- a CDS encoding CopG family transcriptional regulator, whose product is MSNLSKRSTVYFDPAIHKALKSKAVSTETSLSELVDEAVRLLMSEDEEDLQAFSDRINEPSITYEALLKDLKKHGKL